The following nucleotide sequence is from Psychroserpens sp. Hel_I_66.
GGTAAGTGATGGAAAAAAACAAACTACTAAGAAGATTGTAATTGAATAATTTTCTTCGGAAAAATAAAATATAACGAAAAGAGAGACATTACGTCTCTCTTTTTTATTTACCGTTAAAGCTATTCATTGTATTATTTATACCTGCTGTACCAAATGATTTTATAAGTTCGACAGATTTTTCTAATCGTTCTTTAAGCTTATTATCTTCTTCATCTGTCCATTCTCCTAGCACATAATCTACTTGTCTGCCTTTGCTGAACTCATCGCTTATACCAAATCTAAACCTGTTGTAATTTGTGGTTTGCAAAGTAGACTGAATGTCTTTTAGCCCATTGTGTCCTCCATCGCTACCTTTAGTTTTCAACCTGATATTTCCGAAGGGAAGATTTAAATCATCTGTAATTACCAACAAATTTTCTAATGGGATTTTTTCTTTTGTTAACCAATATTGTACTGCTTTTCCACTCAAATTCATAAAGGTACTAGGCTTTAACAAAATAAAGGTTCGACCTTTAAACTTGTAAGTTGTCAAATCCCCAAGCTTTTGAGTTTCAAACGTGAGATCTTCTTTTTGTGCCAAAGCATCCAATACTTTAAAACCAATGTTATGCCTGGTATTGGCGTATTTTTCACCAATATTTCCCAGTCCAACGATGAGATATTTTTTCATAGGATTTGTTTCTTCTATATCTAATGATTTAGAGTTCCAATTAAAGATATTGCGGATAGATTTCCAGATATTTATTTTATTTAGATATGGTCAAAAATAAAAAAAGCATTCTATAATATTATAGAATGCTTTTTAAAATATAGTTAGAATATGTTCTATTCTTCTTTTACTGCAGCCACGTCATCAGTTTCTGTTGAAGGTACTCCTCCATCTTCTCCTGTAGTTGCTTCTTCACCATCTTCAAGTTCTTCTTCATCTTCAACATCAATAATAGCAGTTCTAGCAGTTTTAATCTGTACAACTACCGTATTGTCTTTGTGAAGTAATGTATAACCTTCTCCTTCTAAAGCAGTCACATATAGTTTTCCTCCAATTTTAAGTGGAGTAATGTCTGCTTCAAGAAAATCTGGTAAATTCTTTGGTAAGGCTTTTACTCTTAATTTACGTCTGTTCTTACGTAATATTCCACCGTTTAAAACTCCTCTAGACGTCCCTATAATATGTACAGGTATGTCCATTGCAATTTCTTTGTCTTCAAATAGACGGTAGAAATCTATGTGTAAGATTCTATCTGTTACTGGGTGAAACTGGATGTCCTGCAAAACAGCATCATAAGTTTCTCCGTTTTCTAAGGCAATCACAACTGTATGCGCATTAGGCGTGTATACAAGTTTTGAGAAAGCCAATTCTGGTGCAGAGAAATGCACGTTTTGGTCTCCTCCGTATAATACGCAAGGAACCTGACCAGCATTACGTAAGGCCTTAGTTGCCTTTTTGCCTACGCTTTCTCTTTTAGATCCATCGATTGTAATTGATTTCATTTTAAAAATTTATAGTTATTATTAATATTCTATTTTTAGATCCAAAGCAAATAATCTACTTCGGTAATTAAGCTCATTTCTTTTTGGCAGCTGAGCTTATTGTAGCTACATTAAAAATTTAGAGCTAATTGATTTATTGTAATGTACATTATGCATCACTTCAGCAAATAAATCTGCACAACTCAACACTCTAATTTTATCACTTTTTTGTTTTAAAGGAATTGAATCTGTAACAATCAATTCTTCTAATTGGGATTTTTCTAGTTTTTCATAAGCATTTCCAGATAGAATTGGATGGGTACAAATAGCTCTTACGCTAAGGGCTCCTTTTTCCATCATTAAATCTGCAGCTTTTGTCAAAGTTCCTGCTGTATCCACCATATCATCAACCAAAACTACATTTTTTCCAGTGACATCACCAATCAATTCCATATGAGAAATGACATTAGCTTTAGCTCTTTGTTTATAACAAATCACGACATCACTTTTTAAAGCTTTAGAATAAGCATAAGCTCGCTTTGACCCACCCATATCTGGTGACGCAATAGTAAGATTATCTAATTCAAGAGATTTTAAATATGGTAAAAATATTGTGGATGCAAACAAATGATCTACAGGTTTTTCAAAAAATCCTTGAATCTGGTCTGCATGCAAATCCATAGTTATAATACGCGTAGCACCTGCCACTTCAAGCATTTTTGCTACAAGTTTTGCTGCTATTGGTACTCTTGGTTTGTCTTTACGGTCTTGCCTTGCCCATCCAAAATATGGCAAAACTGCTGTTATATGTCTTGCTGATGCTCTTTTAGCTGCATCAATCATCAATAACATTTCCATTAAGTTTTCTGGTCCAGGATGCGTAGACCCAATAATAAAAATTCTTGTTCCTCTAATAGACTCTTCATACGATGGCTGGAATTCTCCATCGCTATAGGTCGATGTAATTACGTTACCCAAAGGCGCACCAAATGTTACTGCTATTTTTTCAGCAAGTTCCTTACTTTGTCCGCATGCAAAAATTTTTGCTTCTGTTGCTCCGTTTGGCATTGGTAATTAATTATTTGAGTGTTATTGGCACTTTGTTTTAACGAGGTGCAAATTTATGAATTTATTTCAACTGAAAAAGCATAAAACCCACTATTTTTCATTGATGGTAATAAAATATTTTATAATTTTGCAGTCCTAATTTGCTCAAGTGGCGGAATTGGTAGACGCGCTGGATTCAAAATCCAGTTCTTCGGAGTGCGGGTTCGATTCCCGCCTTGAGTACTTGTAAAATCCGTATGAATTTGATTTTCAAATTTTTACGGATTTTTTTTGTTTTATTTTGCCGAAAATATGCCGAAAATATCTGTCTTAAACTATTTTTTTTATGACAAAACGAAAAAAACTAAAAGTTAATTTAAATGAGTACAATGATTATTTAAACGAACTTAAAGTAGAAGTTTTTAGCCAAAAGGCTTTATTTCTATCTAGTATCCACAAATTAAAATGCCAGAACTTAAGTAAATTTGAACATCACCTAAAGACAATGATTTAAATTGAAAAAAATACTGCATCAGTATTATTGCTGCAGTATTTTAGTTAATCATTAATATACCTCCCTTTTCTGATCTTGTTATTTTTACAATATTCATCAATATCTGAACTTGAAATGATTTGATATACATCTCAAAACCAAATTTGAATAACAGAAGAAAATTTTCATTTCTAAATATCCTTCAAAATTTTATTTTAGTAATTAGCAAATAAAAGGGCTCATTGGCATTTAAAAAATCAAATTAAAAATCATGAAATTTTTGGCAATTCAGGATATTCAACTCTGTCAACTATAGTTTCGACATCACTATTAACTTTTGGACTAAATAAATCTTTGCTCACAGGATAGGTAATTAGATCGTCCTCTAGATACTCGAGATTTATCAACTC
It contains:
- the pth gene encoding aminoacyl-tRNA hydrolase, encoding MKKYLIVGLGNIGEKYANTRHNIGFKVLDALAQKEDLTFETQKLGDLTTYKFKGRTFILLKPSTFMNLSGKAVQYWLTKEKIPLENLLVITDDLNLPFGNIRLKTKGSDGGHNGLKDIQSTLQTTNYNRFRFGISDEFSKGRQVDYVLGEWTDEEDNKLKERLEKSVELIKSFGTAGINNTMNSFNGK
- a CDS encoding ribose-phosphate pyrophosphokinase; amino-acid sequence: MPNGATEAKIFACGQSKELAEKIAVTFGAPLGNVITSTYSDGEFQPSYEESIRGTRIFIIGSTHPGPENLMEMLLMIDAAKRASARHITAVLPYFGWARQDRKDKPRVPIAAKLVAKMLEVAGATRIITMDLHADQIQGFFEKPVDHLFASTIFLPYLKSLELDNLTIASPDMGGSKRAYAYSKALKSDVVICYKQRAKANVISHMELIGDVTGKNVVLVDDMVDTAGTLTKAADLMMEKGALSVRAICTHPILSGNAYEKLEKSQLEELIVTDSIPLKQKSDKIRVLSCADLFAEVMHNVHYNKSISSKFLM
- a CDS encoding 50S ribosomal protein L25/general stress protein Ctc, giving the protein MKSITIDGSKRESVGKKATKALRNAGQVPCVLYGGDQNVHFSAPELAFSKLVYTPNAHTVVIALENGETYDAVLQDIQFHPVTDRILHIDFYRLFEDKEIAMDIPVHIIGTSRGVLNGGILRKNRRKLRVKALPKNLPDFLEADITPLKIGGKLYVTALEGEGYTLLHKDNTVVVQIKTARTAIIDVEDEEELEDGEEATTGEDGGVPSTETDDVAAVKEE